From the genome of Parazoarcus communis, one region includes:
- the neuB gene encoding N-acetylneuraminate synthase, translating to MKTLIIAEAGVNHNGDLNMARALVDAAAEAGADLVKFQTFSADRLVTTSARKADYQIKATEADESQYEMIRRLELSPAMHADLIGHCQQRGIEFFSTAFDLDSLDYLNGLGMPRIKVPSGEITNLPYLRKVGAFGKHVILSTGMSTLGEIEAAVDVLERAGTSRDRITVLHCNTEYPVPMAEVNLRAMISIREAFGVKVGFSDHTEGIEVAVAAVALGACVIEKHFTLDRNLPGPDHRASIEPQELAHLIRSIRNIELAMGDGVKRPGLRESQNIPVVRKSLVAVKQIHAGELFSAENVGVKRPGTGLNPMRWDEVIGRRSVRDFSVNELIEL from the coding sequence TTGAAAACCCTGATCATTGCCGAGGCCGGCGTGAACCATAACGGTGATCTGAACATGGCACGGGCGCTTGTCGATGCAGCCGCCGAAGCGGGTGCAGACCTGGTGAAGTTCCAGACCTTCAGCGCAGATCGTCTTGTGACGACTTCGGCGCGTAAGGCCGACTACCAGATCAAGGCGACGGAGGCCGATGAGTCGCAGTACGAAATGATCCGGCGGCTCGAACTGTCACCGGCAATGCATGCGGATCTGATCGGACACTGCCAGCAGCGAGGGATCGAGTTCTTCTCCACCGCCTTTGATCTTGACAGTCTCGATTACCTGAACGGCCTTGGCATGCCCCGCATCAAGGTGCCGTCCGGCGAAATTACCAATCTGCCCTACCTGCGAAAGGTCGGCGCTTTTGGCAAGCACGTCATTCTGTCGACCGGCATGTCGACGCTGGGAGAGATCGAGGCTGCGGTGGATGTGCTTGAGCGGGCCGGAACATCCCGCGACCGTATTACGGTATTGCATTGCAACACCGAGTATCCGGTGCCGATGGCAGAGGTAAATCTGCGAGCGATGATCTCGATTCGCGAGGCGTTTGGGGTTAAGGTCGGCTTCTCTGACCATACCGAAGGAATCGAGGTTGCGGTCGCTGCCGTTGCGCTCGGTGCGTGCGTCATCGAAAAACACTTCACGCTCGATCGAAACCTGCCAGGCCCTGATCACCGGGCAAGCATCGAGCCTCAGGAGCTTGCGCACCTGATTCGTTCGATTCGGAACATTGAACTCGCAATGGGCGACGGGGTGAAACGCCCCGGTTTGAGGGAGAGTCAGAATATCCCGGTAGTCCGGAAGTCGCTGGTGGCAGTCAAGCAAATTCACGCGGGCGAGCTATTCTCGGCTGAGAATGTCGGCGTCAAACGGCCCGGCACGGGCCTCAATCCCATGCGATGGGATGAGGTCATCGGTCGCCGCTCCGTACGAGACTTTTCCGTCAATGAGTTGATTGAACTATGA
- the neuC gene encoding UDP-N-acetylglucosamine 2-epimerase: MRAIKAEPSLQLQIIATGMHLSPEFGLTFREIEQDGFEIDRKVEMLTSSDSSVGIAKSMGLGMIGFADALSELRPDLMVVLGDRYEIFSAVAAAMVARIPVAHLHGGEATEGLVDEAIRHSITKMSHLHFVAAQEYRDRVIQLGEQPDSVHLVGGLGVENIRRLELMSRDELESSLGLRFGQRNLLVTFHPVTLEESTAEAQMTALLQALETLDDTRLIFTLPNADSGGRVLIEMINDYVEHHPEAYAFTSLGYRRYLSCLAYVDGVVGNSSSGLTEVPSFRKATINIGDRQRGRLQSASVINCVPVRIEIEQAIRRLYSDEFAQVLKGAVNPYGDGWVSDKVVEVLKSVPLDGLLKKKFFDVCVP; the protein is encoded by the coding sequence ATGAGGGCCATCAAGGCGGAGCCGTCTCTTCAGTTACAGATCATCGCCACAGGCATGCATTTGTCGCCGGAGTTCGGGCTGACGTTTCGCGAGATTGAGCAGGATGGCTTTGAAATAGATCGAAAAGTCGAGATGCTGACAAGCTCGGACTCCTCCGTCGGCATCGCCAAGTCGATGGGTTTGGGGATGATCGGGTTTGCGGATGCCTTGAGCGAGTTGCGTCCGGATCTGATGGTCGTTCTGGGCGATCGATACGAGATTTTCTCAGCCGTTGCGGCTGCAATGGTTGCACGAATACCCGTGGCGCACCTGCATGGGGGGGAGGCGACGGAGGGTCTTGTCGACGAGGCGATCAGGCACTCGATTACAAAGATGTCTCACTTGCACTTTGTTGCCGCGCAAGAGTACCGGGATCGAGTGATTCAACTCGGTGAGCAGCCGGATTCCGTCCATCTTGTCGGCGGACTGGGCGTCGAGAACATTCGGCGGCTGGAATTGATGTCGCGTGACGAACTGGAGTCGTCCCTGGGCTTGAGATTCGGGCAGCGCAACCTGCTTGTCACCTTTCACCCCGTTACCCTGGAGGAATCGACGGCCGAGGCTCAAATGACGGCACTTCTTCAGGCTTTGGAGACGCTCGACGACACCCGGCTCATTTTTACGCTGCCGAATGCCGATTCGGGCGGGAGAGTCTTGATCGAGATGATCAATGACTATGTGGAGCATCACCCCGAGGCGTATGCCTTCACCTCACTCGGTTATCGCAGATATTTGTCATGTCTGGCCTATGTGGATGGTGTCGTCGGTAATTCGTCGAGTGGACTGACGGAGGTTCCGAGCTTCCGAAAAGCAACAATCAATATCGGTGATCGACAGCGGGGGCGTTTGCAGTCTGCGAGCGTGATTAATTGTGTCCCCGTGAGGATCGAGATCGAACAGGCCATCCGGAGGCTCTATTCCGACGAGTTCGCACAGGTCTTGAAGGGGGCCGTCAACCCCTATGGCGATGGCTGGGTAAGCGACAAGGTAGTCGAGGTTCTGAAGTCGGTCCCTCTTGACGGGCTCTTGAAGAAAAAGTTCTTTGATGTGTGCGTGCCATGA
- a CDS encoding methionyl-tRNA formyltransferase, protein MRIVFIGTVNFSLRALERLLDIGADVVGVCTSVDTGENSDYADLSEISRVNQVPCLHVSNVNSAETLEWIRAKRPDVIFCLGWSRLLKRELLELAPMGVVGFHPALLPANRGRHPIIWALVLGLEETGSSFFFMNEGADSGPLISRRSVPIHYEDDAGSLYERITACALNQLEEFVPCLADPDFPLMSQDDALSNTWRKRGAADGRIDWRMPAEGIYNLIRGLTRPYVGAHFDIDGRQVKVWKSEVVRGMPKNIEPGKIVVNPAAPGVVVKCGVDAIRIIEMESGVDLAAGRYL, encoded by the coding sequence ATGAGAATCGTATTCATCGGGACCGTTAACTTTTCGCTGCGCGCACTTGAGCGGCTTTTGGACATTGGCGCAGATGTGGTCGGTGTCTGCACGTCCGTCGATACCGGCGAGAATTCGGATTATGCGGATCTGAGCGAAATCAGCCGTGTCAATCAGGTTCCTTGTCTCCATGTCAGCAATGTGAACTCAGCCGAGACGCTGGAGTGGATTCGCGCGAAGCGGCCGGACGTAATCTTCTGCCTCGGATGGTCCCGGTTGCTGAAACGCGAGTTGCTTGAGTTGGCGCCAATGGGAGTTGTTGGATTTCATCCGGCCTTGCTGCCGGCAAACCGCGGCCGTCACCCGATTATCTGGGCGCTGGTCCTGGGGCTTGAGGAGACTGGATCGTCTTTCTTCTTCATGAATGAAGGCGCTGACAGCGGACCACTGATATCCCGTCGAAGTGTCCCGATTCATTATGAGGATGATGCGGGAAGTCTGTACGAACGAATCACGGCATGCGCATTGAATCAGCTGGAAGAATTCGTCCCGTGTCTGGCAGACCCCGACTTCCCCTTGATGTCTCAAGATGATGCTCTGTCGAACACCTGGCGGAAGCGTGGCGCTGCGGACGGCAGGATCGATTGGCGCATGCCTGCCGAGGGCATCTACAATCTGATAAGGGGGCTGACCAGGCCGTATGTCGGCGCCCATTTCGATATTGATGGCCGGCAGGTGAAAGTCTGGAAGTCAGAGGTTGTGCGTGGCATGCCGAAGAATATTGAGCCTGGAAAAATCGTAGTCAATCCAGCGGCGCCGGGCGTGGTCGTTAAATGCGGCGTGGATGCGATTAGAATAATCGAGATGGAGAGCGGTGTGGACCTGGCCGCGGGGCGCTATCTATGA
- a CDS encoding PIG-L deacetylase family protein: MVAPHPDDEILGCGGTLLRRKAEGGTLGWLIVTGMTAEAGWPIDRIQQRNDEIKTVAGMIGFDEVFNLGLPPAGLDALPLGDLVSSFSEVFKSFAPEEVFVPHHGDVHSDHRVTFDVVAACAKWFRYPSVRRVLAYETVSETEFGLCREDAFHPNYFVDIEPYHERKLEIMGVYRSELGVFPFPRSVRAMRALAEWRGASAGYMAAEAFQLLRERQ; this comes from the coding sequence GTGGTCGCTCCCCATCCTGACGACGAGATCCTGGGGTGTGGTGGAACCTTGCTGCGGAGAAAGGCCGAGGGCGGCACGCTGGGCTGGCTGATCGTGACGGGAATGACTGCCGAGGCCGGTTGGCCCATCGACCGCATTCAGCAGCGCAACGACGAGATCAAGACCGTCGCTGGGATGATCGGGTTCGACGAGGTGTTCAATCTCGGCCTTCCTCCCGCCGGTCTGGACGCGCTCCCGCTTGGAGATCTGGTGTCTTCCTTCTCGGAGGTATTCAAGTCGTTTGCGCCGGAGGAGGTCTTCGTTCCGCATCATGGAGACGTTCATTCGGATCATCGCGTCACGTTTGATGTCGTGGCGGCGTGCGCGAAATGGTTTCGCTACCCTTCGGTGCGCCGGGTTCTTGCTTATGAAACGGTATCGGAGACTGAGTTCGGGCTGTGCAGAGAAGACGCTTTTCATCCCAATTACTTTGTGGATATTGAGCCCTATCACGAACGCAAGCTGGAGATCATGGGTGTTTACCGCTCGGAGCTTGGCGTATTTCCCTTTCCACGTAGCGTCCGGGCGATGCGGGCCCTGGCGGAATGGCGCGGAGCCTCCGCGGGGTACATGGCCGCTGAGGCCTTTCAACTCCTGAGAGAGCGCCAGTGA
- a CDS encoding nucleotidyltransferase family protein: MTRSNPSEQPWRKALLASDASLQQAISCLNESTSQIVLVVSADERLIGTLTDGDIRRGLLRGLGLDSPVDSLINHDPLVVPPELGRDAVLQLMRANRVHQLPVVDTDRHVVGLHLLDELMAPRRRRNLMVIMAGGQGTRLRPHTENCPKPLLPVGGKPMLEHIIERAKSDGFGHFVLSIHYLGHMIEEYFGDGSRWGVSIEYLREDSPLGTAGAISLLNPRPELPFVVSNGDVLTDIHYGELLDFHCRHAASATMAVRLHEWQHPFGVVRTDGVDIVGFEEKPISRSHINAGVYVLEPAALGLLKRAEHCDMPTLFARLKEEAARTIVYPMHEPWLDVGRDDDLKRARAAHPRAEGQ; this comes from the coding sequence ATGACCAGATCAAATCCTTCTGAACAACCATGGCGCAAGGCCTTGCTGGCAAGCGATGCGAGCTTGCAGCAGGCGATCAGTTGCCTGAATGAGTCGACGTCGCAGATCGTACTGGTCGTGTCGGCCGACGAGCGGCTGATTGGCACCCTCACCGATGGTGATATCCGTCGCGGACTGCTTCGCGGTCTGGGGTTGGACAGCCCGGTCGACTCGCTGATCAATCATGACCCGCTGGTCGTACCGCCGGAATTGGGGCGTGACGCCGTGCTGCAACTGATGCGGGCAAATCGCGTTCATCAGTTGCCGGTGGTCGATACTGACCGGCATGTCGTGGGCTTGCACCTGCTTGATGAGTTGATGGCTCCAAGAAGGCGGCGCAACCTGATGGTCATCATGGCGGGAGGGCAGGGCACTCGGCTGCGTCCGCACACCGAGAATTGCCCGAAGCCGCTCTTGCCCGTGGGCGGCAAGCCGATGCTGGAGCACATCATAGAGCGGGCCAAGAGCGACGGGTTCGGCCATTTTGTGCTGTCAATTCACTACCTTGGCCACATGATCGAAGAGTACTTCGGGGATGGGAGTCGCTGGGGTGTCAGTATCGAGTATCTCCGGGAGGACTCGCCTCTGGGAACGGCTGGTGCGATCAGTTTGCTGAATCCCCGTCCCGAGTTGCCGTTTGTCGTATCCAATGGCGATGTGCTGACCGACATTCATTATGGTGAGTTGCTCGACTTTCATTGTCGTCACGCGGCGAGTGCGACAATGGCCGTAAGGCTTCATGAATGGCAGCATCCGTTCGGCGTCGTGCGCACCGATGGCGTGGATATCGTCGGTTTTGAAGAGAAGCCTATTTCCCGAAGTCATATCAATGCTGGTGTCTATGTCCTTGAGCCTGCAGCGCTTGGATTGCTGAAGCGGGCGGAGCACTGTGACATGCCAACGCTTTTTGCTCGACTCAAGGAAGAGGCTGCGCGAACGATCGTTTATCCGATGCATGAACCCTGGCTTGACGTCGGGCGCGACGATGACCTCAAGCGCGCTCGTGCCGCGCATCCGAGAGCGGAGGGTCAGTGA
- a CDS encoding Gfo/Idh/MocA family protein, translating into MRALVIGYGSIGQRHTRLLRGLCCDVAVLSRRELDFPSCYTDLLRALAEHRPEYVVVANPTSLHHETIEALAAAGFAGKVLVEKPLFDHSRALIDAPFSHLAVAYNLRFHPVIQRLRGLVLGETVISVQAYMGQYLPDWRPASDYRQSYSASAAQGGGALRDLSHELDYLAWIFGDWQSVTALGGHLSALEIDSDDLFVLLMQMSRCPVVSVQVSYLDRTARRCIVVNTERLTIEADLIAGTISCGNELETLLVGRDFTYEAMHRAMLGDENATLCSLDEGLATLQLIDAAEQANRNREWVIR; encoded by the coding sequence GTGAGAGCGCTCGTCATCGGCTATGGTTCCATCGGGCAGCGACATACCAGGCTGCTCCGCGGACTCTGCTGCGACGTAGCCGTCCTCAGTCGGCGGGAGCTGGATTTTCCGTCCTGCTATACAGACCTGCTGCGGGCGTTGGCAGAGCATCGCCCCGAATATGTTGTGGTGGCGAATCCGACGAGTCTGCATCACGAAACCATCGAGGCACTGGCCGCTGCGGGATTTGCAGGGAAGGTGCTGGTCGAGAAACCCCTGTTCGATCACAGTCGTGCATTGATCGACGCCCCTTTCAGTCATCTCGCCGTCGCCTACAATTTGAGATTCCATCCGGTCATTCAGCGTCTTCGCGGATTGGTCCTCGGGGAGACAGTCATCTCCGTGCAGGCCTACATGGGACAGTACCTGCCGGATTGGCGGCCAGCATCCGACTATCGGCAGTCATATTCGGCGAGTGCCGCGCAGGGTGGCGGCGCACTTCGAGACCTGAGTCATGAACTTGACTATCTGGCCTGGATCTTTGGAGACTGGCAGTCAGTGACGGCGCTGGGCGGTCATCTTAGCGCCCTTGAGATTGACAGTGATGACCTGTTTGTACTGTTGATGCAGATGAGCAGGTGTCCGGTCGTTTCCGTTCAGGTGAGTTATCTCGATAGAACCGCACGCCGATGTATCGTCGTCAATACGGAGCGTCTGACAATAGAGGCTGACTTGATCGCAGGAACGATTTCCTGCGGCAATGAGCTCGAAACCCTGTTGGTAGGGCGCGACTTCACCTACGAGGCGATGCATCGGGCCATGCTTGGCGATGAGAACGCAACACTATGCTCGCTCGACGAAGGTCTGGCGACGCTGCAACTGATTGATGCTGCCGAGCAGGCCAACAGAAACAGGGAGTGGGTCATTCGATGA
- a CDS encoding cytidylyltransferase domain-containing protein, which yields MKRLCTICARGGSKGVKGKNLKVLLGKPLIAHSIDQARASGLFDLIAVSSDSDEILAVAQDCGADLLVKRPDELATDQAAKLPVIRHCVAEVERLTGDSFETLVDLDATSPLRTPEDIRDAVELLERSGAGNVITAMPARRSPYFNLVELDQDGIVHLSKSPRNAIVRRQDAPKCYDMNASIYVWRRAALFGNESLFNPDTRLHVMPEERSIDIDSELDFRFVEFLMASGVNVVER from the coding sequence ATGAAGCGACTGTGTACGATTTGTGCCCGGGGAGGCTCAAAGGGCGTCAAGGGGAAGAACCTCAAGGTTCTTCTTGGAAAACCTCTTATTGCCCATAGCATTGATCAGGCACGAGCGTCGGGTCTGTTTGATCTGATTGCGGTAAGCAGCGATTCGGACGAGATTCTCGCAGTTGCTCAGGATTGTGGCGCAGACCTTCTTGTCAAGCGCCCGGACGAGCTCGCGACAGACCAGGCCGCGAAGTTGCCGGTCATCCGCCATTGCGTCGCTGAGGTTGAGCGGCTTACCGGCGATTCGTTCGAAACCCTGGTCGATCTGGACGCAACCTCACCATTGCGAACACCTGAGGATATTCGTGATGCGGTCGAATTGCTTGAGCGAAGTGGTGCGGGAAATGTCATCACGGCAATGCCGGCGCGCCGATCCCCATACTTCAACCTCGTCGAACTCGATCAGGACGGAATTGTTCATCTGTCAAAGTCACCCCGTAACGCAATCGTCAGGCGTCAGGATGCGCCCAAGTGTTATGACATGAACGCCTCGATCTACGTTTGGCGGAGGGCGGCGTTGTTCGGCAATGAGTCCCTGTTCAATCCAGATACCCGACTGCATGTAATGCCTGAAGAGAGGTCGATCGATATCGATTCGGAACTTGATTTTCGTTTCGTCGAGTTCCTGATGGCATCTGGAGTGAATGTAGTCGAGCGTTGA
- a CDS encoding transferase — MPAEIYNVFYATDELSELLCKQIRNNFFLSEKDIVDVSYAVKLALLRTKRCFIENNNKYYWSDSGEVVFNPFHSGQYSIFLYFASQEAVKCNNRSLADRIYYLNKMLNGCDIYYEVMLPDVFFLEHPVASVMGRASYGNYFVFQQGCTVGGNHGYYPRFGEFVWLFANATVIGNTSIGSNVFVSAGALVKDEVVPDNTIVFGQSPNLILKTKPSEYFYKSSPFKAHNEILARQS, encoded by the coding sequence ATGCCTGCAGAAATATACAATGTGTTCTATGCAACTGATGAACTGAGTGAGTTGCTTTGCAAACAAATTCGGAACAACTTCTTTTTAAGTGAAAAAGATATAGTTGATGTTTCGTATGCTGTCAAATTGGCCTTGTTGCGGACGAAAAGGTGCTTTATAGAGAATAATAATAAATATTATTGGAGCGATTCTGGTGAGGTTGTATTTAATCCGTTTCATTCAGGACAGTACTCAATATTTCTGTACTTTGCATCGCAAGAGGCGGTGAAGTGCAATAATAGGTCTCTCGCGGATAGAATATATTATCTCAATAAAATGTTAAATGGGTGTGATATTTACTATGAGGTAATGTTGCCGGATGTTTTTTTTCTTGAGCATCCTGTTGCATCCGTTATGGGCAGAGCATCCTATGGAAACTACTTTGTTTTTCAGCAAGGCTGTACCGTCGGTGGTAATCATGGTTATTACCCGAGATTTGGTGAGTTTGTTTGGCTGTTTGCGAATGCGACTGTAATCGGTAATACGAGTATAGGTAGCAACGTATTTGTTTCTGCTGGAGCATTGGTCAAGGATGAGGTTGTTCCGGATAATACGATTGTATTTGGACAGTCGCCAAATCTTATTCTAAAGACGAAGCCTTCTGAGTATTTCTATAAATCAAGTCCTTTTAAAGCCCATAATGAAATTCTTGCTCGGCAATCCTGA
- a CDS encoding oxidoreductase, producing MTGEEVLGERHESKVVVVTGGAGVIGSRFVRAIADSGDIPVVADIDMMAATQLVDSLAPEQAARACAAHLDITSKDSITALISEVTGRYGRVDAVVNNAYPRNRNYGRKLEDVTYTDFCENVDSHLGGYFLVAQQFCLAFRAQGGGNVVNMSSIYGVMAPRFEVYAGTEMTMPVEYAAIKSGVIHLTRYFAQYFKGAGIRVNCLSPGGILAGQPSGFLDAYKERCASKGMIDPGDVVGALLFLLSDASRYITGQNLVVDDGFSL from the coding sequence ATGACCGGAGAAGAAGTGCTCGGCGAGCGGCATGAAAGCAAAGTCGTAGTCGTAACGGGCGGTGCGGGGGTAATAGGGTCGAGATTCGTGCGCGCGATTGCCGATAGCGGGGACATTCCCGTTGTCGCCGATATCGATATGATGGCCGCCACGCAGCTAGTGGACTCATTGGCGCCGGAACAAGCTGCACGCGCTTGCGCGGCGCATCTCGATATCACGAGCAAGGATTCGATTACCGCTCTGATTTCGGAGGTGACTGGTCGCTATGGCCGTGTCGATGCAGTCGTCAACAATGCGTATCCAAGGAACCGGAACTACGGGCGCAAACTCGAGGACGTGACCTATACTGATTTCTGTGAGAACGTCGACTCACATCTTGGGGGCTACTTTCTTGTAGCCCAGCAATTCTGTCTGGCATTCCGGGCGCAAGGTGGTGGGAATGTGGTCAATATGTCTTCGATCTATGGGGTGATGGCGCCACGGTTCGAGGTCTATGCCGGGACTGAGATGACCATGCCCGTAGAGTATGCAGCGATCAAGTCTGGTGTTATTCATTTAACCCGCTATTTTGCTCAATACTTCAAGGGGGCGGGAATTCGAGTAAATTGCCTGAGTCCCGGGGGTATTCTCGCGGGGCAGCCTTCAGGCTTTCTTGATGCTTACAAAGAGCGATGTGCGTCGAAAGGAATGATCGACCCGGGTGACGTCGTCGGCGCGTTACTCTTTCTTTTGTCTGATGCATCACGCTACATCACCGGACAGAATCTCGTAGTTGACGACGGTTTTTCACTTTGA
- a CDS encoding lipopolysaccharide biosynthesis protein, with the protein MARAAISLIAGLLVARGLGPSDYGNLAYLLGSFWAIRALLDMGSGSAFYTFIAQRHRGRLYYLVYFGWLGFQFVFSTALVIQLLPQSLVDRFWLGQSRDLVVLALLATFLQNQVWQTVVQIHEAARMTVRIQVSGLLIISTHVILVSAMLLGDWLSVRSVLSAIIVEYLVAAAWLSGALRRGVVRNADDGGAASVGGVVSEYLAYCRPMMIIAVFTFCYEITDRWLLQRFGGSSQQGFYQVAAQLSTISLLATSSVLNILWKEVAEACARGDNARVIVLHQKATRFLMLLASGVSCFLAPWAENLVVALLGDAYHAGWPVLFLMLFYPVHQTMGQINGTLFMATGRTHSYMKVTVSGLVVSVPVSYLLIGPTDGVWVSGMGLGALGLALKMVCLNILFVNIQSWMICRQYLAAFRWYYQLLPIVTLLSVGYGSMFTVRVLAPGLAAGMDKSELFFGMLGSGFLYAFIFVTLLIYAPSVVGLRKDEMAPVIEKVKHGVRDILRKLK; encoded by the coding sequence ATGGCGCGCGCTGCAATAAGTCTAATCGCGGGGCTGCTGGTTGCGCGCGGGCTTGGGCCATCGGACTACGGTAATCTTGCGTATCTCCTCGGGAGTTTCTGGGCTATTCGCGCCTTGCTCGACATGGGGTCGGGCAGCGCTTTTTATACCTTTATCGCGCAGCGCCATCGGGGGCGTCTCTACTACCTCGTGTACTTTGGGTGGCTGGGATTTCAGTTCGTTTTTTCAACTGCCCTCGTTATCCAATTGCTCCCGCAGTCGCTCGTCGACCGGTTCTGGCTTGGGCAGTCACGTGACCTTGTCGTGCTCGCCCTGTTGGCCACTTTTCTTCAGAATCAGGTCTGGCAAACGGTTGTGCAGATTCACGAAGCGGCCCGAATGACTGTCCGGATTCAGGTGTCGGGGCTCTTGATCATTTCAACGCATGTCATTTTGGTTTCGGCCATGCTGCTGGGCGACTGGTTGTCAGTCCGCTCGGTCTTGTCGGCCATCATCGTTGAGTATCTGGTTGCTGCCGCGTGGCTTTCCGGCGCACTACGAAGGGGAGTGGTGCGCAATGCTGACGACGGTGGCGCTGCGTCAGTGGGTGGAGTCGTTTCGGAGTATCTTGCGTACTGCAGGCCGATGATGATCATCGCAGTGTTTACGTTCTGTTATGAGATCACAGACCGATGGTTATTGCAGCGTTTCGGCGGATCCAGTCAGCAGGGTTTCTATCAGGTCGCAGCTCAGCTTTCCACCATAAGCCTGCTGGCGACCAGTTCGGTACTCAATATTCTTTGGAAGGAGGTTGCCGAGGCGTGCGCGCGCGGAGACAACGCGCGCGTGATCGTTCTGCATCAGAAGGCGACGCGATTTCTGATGCTATTGGCGTCAGGCGTATCCTGCTTCCTTGCCCCTTGGGCTGAAAACCTTGTCGTTGCCCTGCTTGGTGACGCCTATCATGCTGGATGGCCGGTGTTGTTTCTGATGCTCTTCTACCCGGTTCATCAGACAATGGGACAGATAAACGGGACATTGTTCATGGCAACCGGAAGGACCCATAGTTACATGAAGGTGACTGTTTCCGGTTTGGTTGTGAGCGTTCCAGTTTCGTACCTGCTGATTGGGCCGACCGATGGGGTGTGGGTTTCGGGTATGGGACTAGGAGCTTTGGGGCTTGCGCTCAAAATGGTCTGTCTGAATATTCTGTTCGTCAATATTCAGTCGTGGATGATTTGCCGGCAGTATCTGGCGGCTTTCCGTTGGTACTATCAGTTGCTGCCCATCGTGACCCTTCTGAGTGTGGGCTACGGCTCGATGTTCACCGTTCGGGTTCTTGCTCCTGGTCTGGCTGCTGGCATGGACAAGTCGGAGTTGTTTTTCGGAATGCTGGGAAGCGGATTCTTGTACGCTTTCATATTTGTTACGTTATTGATTTACGCGCCCTCCGTCGTTGGCTTGCGCAAGGATGAGATGGCGCCGGTCATAGAGAAAGTGAAGCATGGTGTGCGTGATATCTTGAGAAAATTGAAATGA
- a CDS encoding class I SAM-dependent methyltransferase, producing MNENWIVKQTLSGVSQFDQSMVNSYPDSNEYLQNARAYLNTVGEVCNYVDASKKLDWAALLPQGAEVLDLGCGGGWLTAMLSRVDSVKTVYALDSSQHFLHKLLPEVMTLMEGNAEKVVTLEALFQPLLFEESYLDAVVASSALHHADNLESVLKGIRRALKPGGLLVILNETPRTGLRFLVSVFVASLRILRNLATRRYMPVSPSISSSGYLYDPDLGDRDYPSWYWLEALKRAGFAVEAVMDTGMSTVKGSKGRPLIHFVCRAV from the coding sequence ATGAACGAGAACTGGATTGTTAAGCAAACTCTGTCTGGTGTATCGCAATTCGATCAGTCAATGGTTAATTCGTACCCTGACTCGAACGAATATTTGCAGAACGCCAGGGCGTATCTGAATACAGTCGGTGAGGTCTGCAACTATGTCGACGCGTCGAAAAAGCTAGATTGGGCGGCCCTGCTGCCGCAGGGGGCCGAAGTGCTCGATCTTGGCTGCGGTGGTGGGTGGTTGACCGCCATGCTGTCGCGCGTTGACTCAGTGAAGACCGTCTATGCCCTCGATTCGAGTCAGCATTTCCTCCATAAATTGCTGCCTGAAGTCATGACTTTAATGGAGGGTAATGCTGAGAAGGTCGTTACGCTTGAGGCCTTGTTTCAACCGCTTCTCTTTGAGGAGTCGTATCTCGATGCAGTTGTGGCGTCTTCTGCGCTGCATCACGCTGATAACCTTGAGTCCGTGCTCAAGGGGATTCGCCGCGCACTGAAGCCGGGCGGCCTGCTTGTCATCCTTAACGAAACGCCACGTACGGGTTTGAGATTTCTCGTATCTGTGTTTGTGGCAAGTCTTCGAATCCTTCGTAACCTGGCTACTCGGCGCTATATGCCGGTTTCTCCCTCGATTTCATCTTCGGGCTATCTTTACGACCCAGATCTCGGTGACCGGGATTATCCGAGTTGGTATTGGCTTGAGGCTTTGAAGCGTGCAGGGTTTGCAGTTGAGGCGGTGATGGACACGGGTATGTCAACTGTGAAGGGGAGCAAGGGGCGACCATTGATTCATTTTGTGTGCAGGGCTGTCTGA